In one window of Haloprofundus halophilus DNA:
- a CDS encoding coenzyme F420-0:L-glutamate ligase, which translates to MELLAVPDLPEIRPGDDLAALIRERIELEPDDVVCVASTVVSKSEGRLAELSEFPAGPRAREIAARLEAISGDEKDPRFAQAVLEESTEIIMEAPFLLTESRFGHVGVNAGIDRSNVADADLLLLPKRPSESAERIREELPADRVVVTDTCGRPFRHGQRGVAIGWAGMPAARDWRGESDRDGRELGVTVQNVVDELAAAANLVAGEGDGGTPVVVVRGFEFGDHEESDAHFREVDGDFVRQALREWTFESN; encoded by the coding sequence ATGGAACTGCTCGCCGTCCCCGACCTCCCGGAGATTCGGCCGGGAGACGACCTCGCGGCGCTGATTCGCGAGCGTATCGAACTGGAACCGGACGACGTCGTCTGCGTCGCCAGCACGGTGGTCTCGAAGAGCGAGGGCCGCCTCGCGGAGCTCTCGGAGTTCCCGGCGGGGCCGCGCGCCAGAGAGATCGCCGCACGCCTCGAAGCGATTTCCGGCGACGAGAAAGACCCGCGATTCGCACAGGCCGTCCTGGAGGAGAGCACCGAGATTATCATGGAGGCCCCGTTTCTCCTCACCGAGTCGCGGTTCGGCCACGTCGGCGTCAACGCCGGCATCGACCGCTCGAACGTGGCGGACGCGGACCTCCTCCTCCTGCCGAAACGACCCTCCGAGAGCGCCGAGCGCATCCGCGAGGAACTCCCCGCCGACCGCGTCGTCGTCACCGACACCTGCGGGCGACCGTTCCGCCACGGCCAGCGCGGCGTCGCCATCGGCTGGGCCGGGATGCCCGCCGCCCGCGACTGGCGCGGCGAGTCCGACCGCGACGGCCGCGAACTCGGCGTGACGGTCCAGAACGTCGTCGACGAACTCGCGGCGGCGGCGAACCTCGTCGCCGGCGAGGGCGACGGCGGCACGCCCGTCGTCGTCGTCCGCGGCTTCGAGTTCGGCGACCACGAGGAATCGGACGCGCACTTCCGCGAGGTCGACGGCGACTTCGTTCGGCAGGCGCTCAGAGAGTGGACGTTCGAGTCGAACTGA